The genomic window TTTACTTGCGTGAGCAACTCAAAGCTATCAAACAAGAACTTGGAGAAGATGATCTTGAAGATATTGAAGACATGCGTGAAAAATTGAGTGCTCTTGAAGTTTCCGCTGAAATAAAAAAAGAGATTGAACGAAACATTAATAGACTCGAACGTACAGCCCCGGATTCATTGGAAGCAACGGTAACACGTAATCATTTAGAATGGATTTTTGCTTTACCATGGAACAATGCAACCGAGGATAATCTTGATATTACTCATGCTAAAGACATCCTTGATGAAGATCACTTTGGTTTAAAGGATATTAAAGAACGAATACTTGATTTTATATCAATACGAAATTTTAAAAAAGATGGTTTTGCCCCAATACTTTGCTTTGTAGGTCCTCCAGGAACAGGTAAAACATCTTTAGGAAAATCAATCGCTCGGAGCCTAGGAAGAGAGTATGGGCGAATATCACTTGGCGGCGTTAAGGATGAAGCAGAGATTCGCGGGCATCGCCGAACATATGTCGGTGCAATGCCAGGCAGATTTATTCAAACATTACGCAAAACAAAATCTCGCAATCCACTTATTGTTATTGATGAGTTGGATAAAATAGGCGCAGATTTTAGAGGTGATCCATCAGCAGCAATGCTTGAAGTACTTGATCCACAACAAAATAAGACATTTTATGATAATTATCTTGGTATACCATTTGATTTATCAGGAGTTATGTTTATTGCAACAGCAAATAATGCTGATATTATTTCAGAGCCATTACGTGATCGTATGGAAATTATTGAATTAAGTGGTTACTCTCTCGAAGAAAAAATAAATATTGCACGTCAACATCTGGTCAAAAAATCGATAGAAAATGCAGGACTTGAAAATCATAATATTGCTATTGCTGATCCTCTTATTCAAAAGATTATCACTAATTACACACGCGAATCAGGAGTGCGTCAGCTTGAAAGACTTATTAGTAAATTATGTTCAAAAGCTGCACGTACATTTGTTGAAACAAAACAATTTAATGGATTCTCTGTTGATACCCTTGAGGATCATTTAGGCCCATGTAAATTTATTGATGATGGAATAAACAAAGATCATCAGATCGGAATTTCGAATGGACTTGCATGGACAGTCTTTGGGGGTGAAATATTGCAAATTGAAGCAATGCTTATGCCAGGAACAGGTAAATTATTATTGACAGGTCAATTAGGAGACGTGATGAAGGAATCGGCGCAAGCAGCACGTAGCTATGCATGTGCTCATGCCAAAGATTTTGGCATTGATAATAAATTATTTACTAATTACGATCTTCATATTCATCTTCCGGCAGGAGCTGTACCAAAAGACGGTCCTTCAGCAGGACTTGCAATACTCACCGCAATGCTTTCAACATTAACAAATCGTCCAATCAATTCTAATTATGCCATGACAGGAGAACTGAATCTACGTGGAGAAGTGATGCCAATTGGTGGCGTAAAGGAAAAAATTTTAGCAGCAAAGCGCAATAATATTCCTTATGTTATTTTACCGCGAAAAAACAGTCATAATTTAGCAGAACTTGATACAATGACTGAAGGTATTGATATTATTCTTGTAGATCATGCAAATGATGTTATGGATAAACTATTAATGCCAGAGGATAAAAGTAAAAGTATTAGAGAATGTTAAAACAATAAAAAAAAGAACTAAAAATAGGCTGGAATTAACCAGCCTATTTTAGTTACTTTTAGATTTACTTTTTTTGTTCAGAGTTTATCTGTCTTACAAGTTTTTCTAATGCATCTACCTTTGCTTGTAGTTCTTGTTCATTTGTTTGAGGGTTTTTTAATGCCTCCTCTACGCCGCTCATGGCTTGCTTTAAGGCAAAGCTTACTGCTGTTGTCAAAGCCATTGTTTTTGCTATGTCTAGTGCTCTCGTAAGTGAGTCAACGGTCTGTGTAGCCAATGTATTACCGAATTTTGATGCTATAGTACTAAGCCAGCTAGGCGAGTTGGTTGTAACCTCGTCACCAACTGGTATTGTTGTTGCTGGTTCTGTTGACCTTAGTGAAGGCATATAATTCCAAATGGCGCTGCTAATATTTTTTGTTCCTTCCCATAACGATGTTACTGCAGTTCCTGCTTTTGACATCAGCGCTGTCCTATATTGACCTCCCGTCATATATTGATCTGCTGCAAGAAGGCCTACGGTTGTCACTAATGTAGCGAGAGCTATCTTTGTACTTGTTTTATATGCAGCTGATTTGGTTGCCTCTACTTCAGCTCTTCTTTTCTGTATCATTATCAAAAATTTTTCAAAAACAGCTAACTCATCCTTTAATTTTTGCTCCTCATCAATAAATGCACTGCTGTCTTTTTTATATTCTTCACTACCTACTAAGCGATCGATCCTAGCCTGTAAGTGACTTATTTTAGCTTTGATTTCTATTTCACGAAGGATAAGTTTGGCGAGACTATTATTAGCAAGGTCACTACATAATTTTTGCACAGCCTCTTTTTGTTGTTCCGGCGTCCTTGCCATTTTTAATTTTTTAGCATCATCTAATAAAATTCGTGGTGTTGCTGGTTGGGGTATTGGCATTGATTTATCTTTATCTATTGTTCGCAATCTCGCATGTGCACTATTGCCTATTGCGATAGACAAAAGCGCTATGACAAGCACGTTTATTATTTTTTTCATGAGTGAAGCTTCCTTTTTGGTTTATTACACCTACAAATATTTATCTTTACTGCTACTTTTTATAATAAATTAATTAAATTCAAATTGTCAACGATATGGTGAAAAGTAACTAAGTAAAAATAATAAAAAATAATTATTCCATTAACAAAGAAAACTAAGATAGTGTGATATAAACAGAGAAATGGATGGTATATAAAATACCACCCATTAATATATGATCAAGATATGAATTAAGAGTTTATTGTGGATTTACTAATGTAGCTTGGTCTGCCTGGAGCTTTCTTGCTCTTTCCTCTGCAGCTCTTTCCGCTACAGCTTGTTTACCATAATAAGGTATATTCGGAAGTTTTTCATAGCCAGATCTAACCACACTCTTAGCAGACTCATACGCAGGACTTAATTTCTCTCCGCCATAACTTAATCCACGACCTACCCATCCACCTTGTGATGCAGTAGGATAAGCTTGTGTGTAACCAAGCGCATCTGATACTGCAAGAGTACCAAGAACAGCTATTGCCGTACCGACAGCCCACTTAATATAACTGCTGTCTTTTTTTGTTCCTATGCTAACTTCAAGGTCTGCTCTTTCTTTTTTGAGCTGTGCCAAATCAATTTTAAGTTTTCTAAGTTCAGCAGAATCAAATAAGGAAAAATGGAAGAAGCCTAAATCTGCACTTGCAGTAGCTATTTCGCTTTCTTTAACTTTAATTTCCTGATCCTTATCTAGTATATCAATCTGTATTTGTGCTTTTGCTCGCGCTTCAGGACTAGCGGCTATTTTTTGTAATAATTCATCGGCTAACATTCTTTTTTCTTCAAGTGTTACTGCCTTATCTACTTCCTTAGTACTTTCTATAAGATCTTTTTTTGCTTCGCGTTTTGTTACTGGTGCAGATGCTGATCTTGCTCTCGCATCGATATTGCTAACCACAGCAATTGTTAATACAACAGCTGTAAGGGCTGTACTTATTATTTTTTTCATAAAACTCTCCTTTTTTGAACTAAATATATTATCTCATTTTTCCTAAGTTTAGCTGTCTAGGTTGCATGCAGTTGGCCTAGACAATGTTAAACTTATTAATTCCAAGATAAAGCAAATGAGTTCAAATTGTCAATAAATTGAAATAGTTTTTTTAAAATAATATTAAATAATATATTTTATTGAGTAATAAGAATTATATTATAACCGATTAAATGGAAGTATTGATTTTATTTTATGAGAAACTTAATGAGATAATTTTTACAAAGATAAAAAAAGAAAACGGCAAAAAGGATGCCATCAAATCTATCCAAAAAGCCACCATGCCCTGGTAACAATGTTCCAGAATCTTTTAATCCAGCACGACGCTTAAGCCATGATTCAAAAAGATCACCTGCAAGAGAAAGTAAACATATTATAAGAGTAAATACGGCAATAACCCACCAGGAAGCTTTATAGTCACGTTCAAAAATAATAAAAGCAAAACCCAGAAACGCAAAAATATAACCTCCCACCATTCCTTCCCATGTTTTTTTAGGGCTAATCGACTCACATATATAATGTTTACCAATTAAAGTTCCTGTAATATAACTGCCAGTATCAAAACTGAATACAAGAACAAACAGTATTAAAAGCAGTTCGTGATACACAGAACTATGATTAAGTACTATTAATAACGCAAAAGGCAAAATAAGATAGGGCGGCATCAAAAGCCAAAACAAAGATGTATTAATAGGAAAAAACCTTGTCCATTCGTAGACAATAATGAGAAGTAAAACAATAATTAAAACAAGAGAGAAAAAAAATGATGGTAAATAAAAATATACTCCCCAAAATCCTATTCCGAGGAAAATTCCTGTGATCAATCGTTTAAGAAATTCAGTCGAAAGTAGTAAATGCATTTGATATATACCGGAGTTCTAATGAGTTATTGGTTTCTTCTATAAGTGCCACATCAAAGCGGCATACAATATCTAAACTAGTATGCGTTGATAAATATTGCTTGGCAATAGAAATGATTTTTTTTTGTTTTGATGGTCCAATAAGTTCTGCAGGATCAATCAATGGATTACGACGCCATTTAACTTCAACAAAAACAAGTGTATCATTTTTTTGTGCAATAAGATCAATTTCACCAAATCGTTTACGATAGTTTTGAGTAATAATGGTATAACCTTCTTCTTGTAAATATCGCGCAACAAGTAATTCTCCTTCTTTTCCTTTTTGTATGCGATAGCTCATTGTCAAAACCGATCTGCCATATGTTTAATTGTGCTGTTACTATCAAGATCTGTTTGCGCTATAACTATTCCTGTTACTTGTTGCTTTTGTTTAGCAAGTTCAGCCTCCAAAGCAAAAATAGCTTGTTCAAGATCGGGAAGTTTTGGCAGCCATGTTAAACGTATGCTCTTAAGTCGCTTTTCCGCAATAGTAAATTGCCCTCTTGTTAAGTAGAAATTACATATATTACAGTCACTTGCAGCTAATTTTTCATAACATTGTGTTTGTATTTGTATCACTTCACTTTTATAGAGGATAAAATGATCTTGCTGTAAAAACAATCTGGTGAGCGCTAATGTTTCTTCTGTTTTAGTCTGATCGCGATCAATAGAAAGTGTACATGCAAATGAACTTTTAATAGATTGATAGAGTGCATATTCTTGTTTTTCGCTGCCCGGGTAAAGTTCGCAATATTGTGCATATAATTGAGCAGCTTTTTGAAATTGACCATCAACAAAAAAGAGATCTGCGATTTCCAAAAGATGCTCGGCAAGTTGTGTTATATTGGTAGCCAATTTCATCATTTGTTCGAGATATTTAATAGCAACAGAAGTGTTTCCCTTTGCCATTTGTATATCTTTTGCACAAGCAAGCGTTTCATAATCCATATCTTGGTAGGTACGATATTTATTTTTTGTTTTTATCTTCTTATTGGTAGATTTACGCATCCGTTGTTTATGTGTTTTTTTTTCTATTTGCGGAAGAGTCACGTCAAATTTTGATATAATTGCTGTCTCAGTTGCTACTAAGCTACCAGTTAAACTGATTACAATTATACATGAAAATATCCACAGAATAGTATGTTTTCTTGTTTTTATCACGAAATTATGCCTATCATTAAATAATACTTTTGATACTAGTATACTATAAAAACAGTATACTAATATCATTATAAAAGAAAAGAAGGATACGATTGTGAAAAAAAACAATGGAGAATTATTAGTTGAATTAGGTGTTGTTACCGCACAACAGCTAATGTCATGTCAACAAGAAATCGAGAAAACAGGATCGTCTATTGAAGCGTGTATACTTGAAAAAAAATACGCAACAGCTGAAGCGATAGCGCAAGCTTATGCAAAACATTCTTCTCTTGACTATATTGACACGGTAACTGATAAAACAGCCGATCTTGAGCTGTTGGCACGAGTTCCTCTTAAATTCTTACGTGATAATGAAATTATGCCTATTGTAGTTGATGGTGCTATTGTTATTCTAACAGCAAATCCCTTTAATTTTCAGCCTCTTGATGAATTAAATATGCTACTTGGTGGTAACGCACATTACGCAGTTGCAACCTCTGCGGTAATTATGAATGGAATTAATCGCTACTATCCACTTGAAGGTACCGAACGCATGATGAAAGAGCTGGAAGAAGAAGAGGATATTCCTAAAGAAGTAGCCTTTGAGGAAATTGAAGAAAAAGATATTCTTGGTATGGCAACCGAAGCTCCTATTATTAAGTTAGTGAACAATATCTTTTTTCAAGCAGTTAAACGTAACGCCTCTGACATTCATATTGAACCATTTGAAAAAGAAATTCGTGTTCGTTATCGCATTGATGGGATTATGTATAGTGTTATGAACCCTCCTAAGCGCATTCAGGGAGCACTAATCTCACGTATTAAAATTATGGCACATCTTGATATTGCAGAAAAACGTATTCCACAAGATGGAAGAATCGCTATAAAGGTTGGGGATAAACCTTATGACATTCGTGTTTCTGTGTTGCCCGTAGCATTTGGTGAACGTATTGTAATGCGTTTATTAGATAAATCTCGAACCTTTACAGGATTACAAGATATTGGATTTAGTGAGCGCGATTTAAAGGTAATTGAAGCAAATATTAGTCGTCCAAATGGTATTGTTTATATCACTGGCCCAACAGGATCAGGTAAAACGAGTACACTTTATTCCATTTTAAATAGACTTAATAAGCCTGAAGTTAATATCGTGACAGTAGAAGATCCTATTGAGTATCAAATGGCAGGTGTAGGACAGGTTGGAGTTCGTGAAAAGGTAGGCCTTACTTTTGCAGCGGCGTTACGTTCAATTTTACGTCAAGATCCCGATATTGTGATGATTGGTGAAACACGTGATCAAGAAACCGCGCAAATCGCTGTTCAAGCAGCCCTCACAGGACATCTAGTATTAAGTACCTTACATACCAATAGCGCTCCTGCTTCTATAACGCGTATGATTGATATGGGTATTGAGCCTTTTCTAATTGCCTCATCAGTAGTGATGATTGTTGCTCAACGATTAGTACGTAAATTATGCTCTTTATGCAAAAAAGAATATCAACCCAATATAGAATTATTAGAACGAATTGGTTTGTCTGCTCAAGAAGCAAAAGAATTTAAATTTTATGCTCCTGCTGGATGTGATGAATGTAATCAGACAGGTTTTCGTGGACGTGTTGCTATTTTTGAAATTATGGAAATGACTCCTGCTATTGCAAAATTAACTATGGAACGTTCTGAAACAGGTATAATTCGTGAACAAGCACTTAAGGACGGTATGATTCCTTTAATTAAGGATGGATTACGGAGAATTAAAGATGGCCTAACCACCATCGAAGAAGTTCTTGCTGTTGCAACCATAGAACAAGAAACCACCGAAGAAAAATAATTATGTTATGCATTATAAATATGGATTCACATTAATTGAGATTTTAATTGTTATAAGTCTCTTCACCTTATTGGCAACGCTGGGCGTAATGCAACTTTCATTTTTAGATGACACTATTGCTCATGCAGAAGTTACTAAATTAGCAACAATTTGCTCTTATTTACAACAAAGAGCTATGACAACTAACAATGAACATATTCTTATTTGTGATGTTCAAAACAATAAATATCATTGCAATACTCTGGTACATGAAAAATTATCCCAACGCATTACATTTGGATTTTTACCAAATGTACTTGGCTCTCCCGGATCACCATCGCATACCATTAAAAAGGCTATAACATTTCCTGATTCTTCTATTCATTTTTATCCAACAGGTATTATATCTTCTGGCACAATGTATCTCACTAATAAAACTAAAACAATTATGTATGCAATAAGTAATAAAATTTCGCAGGTTTCTCGTCTGAGGCTTTATCGGTATGAAGGAATATGG from Candidatus Babeliales bacterium includes these protein-coding regions:
- a CDS encoding ATPase, T2SS/T4P/T4SS family translates to MKKNNGELLVELGVVTAQQLMSCQQEIEKTGSSIEACILEKKYATAEAIAQAYAKHSSLDYIDTVTDKTADLELLARVPLKFLRDNEIMPIVVDGAIVILTANPFNFQPLDELNMLLGGNAHYAVATSAVIMNGINRYYPLEGTERMMKELEEEEDIPKEVAFEEIEEKDILGMATEAPIIKLVNNIFFQAVKRNASDIHIEPFEKEIRVRYRIDGIMYSVMNPPKRIQGALISRIKIMAHLDIAEKRIPQDGRIAIKVGDKPYDIRVSVLPVAFGERIVMRLLDKSRTFTGLQDIGFSERDLKVIEANISRPNGIVYITGPTGSGKTSTLYSILNRLNKPEVNIVTVEDPIEYQMAGVGQVGVREKVGLTFAAALRSILRQDPDIVMIGETRDQETAQIAVQAALTGHLVLSTLHTNSAPASITRMIDMGIEPFLIASSVVMIVAQRLVRKLCSLCKKEYQPNIELLERIGLSAQEAKEFKFYAPAGCDECNQTGFRGRVAIFEIMEMTPAIAKLTMERSETGIIREQALKDGMIPLIKDGLRRIKDGLTTIEEVLAVATIEQETTEEK
- a CDS encoding phosphatidate cytidylyltransferase — encoded protein: MHLLLSTEFLKRLITGIFLGIGFWGVYFYLPSFFFSLVLIIVLLLIIVYEWTRFFPINTSLFWLLMPPYLILPFALLIVLNHSSVYHELLLILFVLVFSFDTGSYITGTLIGKHYICESISPKKTWEGMVGGYIFAFLGFAFIIFERDYKASWWVIAVFTLIICLLSLAGDLFESWLKRRAGLKDSGTLLPGHGGFLDRFDGILFAVFFFYLCKNYLIKFLIK
- the bamD gene encoding outer membrane protein assembly factor BamD produces the protein MIKTRKHTILWIFSCIIVISLTGSLVATETAIISKFDVTLPQIEKKTHKQRMRKSTNKKIKTKNKYRTYQDMDYETLACAKDIQMAKGNTSVAIKYLEQMMKLATNITQLAEHLLEIADLFFVDGQFQKAAQLYAQYCELYPGSEKQEYALYQSIKSSFACTLSIDRDQTKTEETLALTRLFLQQDHFILYKSEVIQIQTQCYEKLAASDCNICNFYLTRGQFTIAEKRLKSIRLTWLPKLPDLEQAIFALEAELAKQKQQVTGIVIAQTDLDSNSTIKHMADRF
- a CDS encoding type II secretion system protein, with product MHYKYGFTLIEILIVISLFTLLATLGVMQLSFLDDTIAHAEVTKLATICSYLQQRAMTTNNEHILICDVQNNKYHCNTLVHEKLSQRITFGFLPNVLGSPGSPSHTIKKAITFPDSSIHFYPTGIISSGTMYLTNKTKTIMYAISNKISQVSRLRLYRYEGIWKLLSAITLS
- the lon gene encoding endopeptidase La, whose translation is YLREQLKAIKQELGEDDLEDIEDMREKLSALEVSAEIKKEIERNINRLERTAPDSLEATVTRNHLEWIFALPWNNATEDNLDITHAKDILDEDHFGLKDIKERILDFISIRNFKKDGFAPILCFVGPPGTGKTSLGKSIARSLGREYGRISLGGVKDEAEIRGHRRTYVGAMPGRFIQTLRKTKSRNPLIVIDELDKIGADFRGDPSAAMLEVLDPQQNKTFYDNYLGIPFDLSGVMFIATANNADIISEPLRDRMEIIELSGYSLEEKINIARQHLVKKSIENAGLENHNIAIADPLIQKIITNYTRESGVRQLERLISKLCSKAARTFVETKQFNGFSVDTLEDHLGPCKFIDDGINKDHQIGISNGLAWTVFGGEILQIEAMLMPGTGKLLLTGQLGDVMKESAQAARSYACAHAKDFGIDNKLFTNYDLHIHLPAGAVPKDGPSAGLAILTAMLSTLTNRPINSNYAMTGELNLRGEVMPIGGVKEKILAAKRNNIPYVILPRKNSHNLAELDTMTEGIDIILVDHANDVMDKLLMPEDKSKSIREC
- a CDS encoding YraN family protein — its product is MSYRIQKGKEGELLVARYLQEEGYTIITQNYRKRFGEIDLIAQKNDTLVFVEVKWRRNPLIDPAELIGPSKQKKIISIAKQYLSTHTSLDIVCRFDVALIEETNNSLELRYISNAFTTFD